The Sphingomonas sp. G-3-2-10 DNA window GTGTTCGCGGTGCGGCGCAAGCGCGATGGCGAGAGCGTCTTCAAGCTGGCGACCGCCGCCGCCTTCTACCGCGTGCTCGATCGCGTGACCGACACGCCGATCCCGCTCGACACCGGCGATTTCCGCCTGATGAGCCGGCGTGCGCTCGACGCATTCCTGTCGCTGCCCGAACAGGCGCGCTTCATCCGCGGGATGGTCGCGTGGGTCGGCTTCAAGCAGGTGCCGTTCCTCTACGACCGGCAGGAGCGCCATGCCGGCGAGAGCAAATATCCGCTGAGCAAGATGATCCGCTTCGCGCTGGACGCGGTGACCGGCTTCTCCACCGCGCCGCTGCGTTTCGCCAGCCATGCCGGCCTCGCGCTGACCGGCGCGGCGGGCCTGCTGGTACTGTACGTCGCCTTCGCCTGGCTGACCGGCCGCGCGATCCAGCCAGGCTGGACCTCGCTGATGCTGGTCGTGCTGGTGCTCGGCGCGGTGCAGATGTTCGTGCTGGGGATGATCGGCGAATATCTCGGCCGGCTGTACGTCGAATCGAAGCGGCGGCCGCTCTATCTGGTCGCCGATGTCGCCGGGCCGGTGAAGGGCCATGCGTCGCTGGGCTATCGTTTCGAGGATTCGGGCGAAGTCAGCGTTTCGCCGGTCACGCCGCGTCAGGAGCTGGAAGCGAGCGAGCCCGCCACGGCGCCGATCCCGCCTTTGCCCGCCTCGCCGCGCCGCCGTACGCCCCGGACGAAGGCTTAAGCCAACCTATCCTCTCCCATGAAGATGGGAGAGGGCCAAGAAGCGCGCTCAGCCCTTGGGCGACGCCAGCACGATGATCGAAAGGCCCGGCGTCATCGGCACGCGGCCGAGCAAATGGCGTTCGAGCCCGAAAATCTTCTCGAACACCGCGTTCAGTGCCTTGGGCGGCGGCGAATCGTCGCTGTCGTCCTTGCCGGTGAGCTTGCCCGCCAGCCGCGCGGCGACCGCTGCGGGGAAGAGCAGCGAGTTGAACCAGCGCAGCTTCTTCGACTTGAGGTCGGCGGCATCGAGCGCGGCCTGGAGCGTGCCCTTCGAATAGCGGCGCTTGTGGTGGTTCACCACGTCGTGCGCGCTCCACATCCACTGGTGCGCGGGGACGGTGATCAGGATCTTG harbors:
- a CDS encoding glycosyltransferase family 2 protein, which encodes MNRPKLSVVIPCYNEEACLEMLHARVSDAARSAVGEDYEIVLINDGSCDKSWQVMQRLSAADPHLVAINLSRNHGHQLALTAGLDLCAGEEILVIDADLQDPPELLNDMRDTMKAEGADVVFAVRRKRDGESVFKLATAAAFYRVLDRVTDTPIPLDTGDFRLMSRRALDAFLSLPEQARFIRGMVAWVGFKQVPFLYDRQERHAGESKYPLSKMIRFALDAVTGFSTAPLRFASHAGLALTGAAGLLVLYVAFAWLTGRAIQPGWTSLMLVVLVLGAVQMFVLGMIGEYLGRLYVESKRRPLYLVADVAGPVKGHASLGYRFEDSGEVSVSPVTPRQELEASEPATAPIPPLPASPRRRTPRTKA